The following are encoded together in the Scomber scombrus chromosome 7, fScoSco1.1, whole genome shotgun sequence genome:
- the pnisr gene encoding arginine/serine-rich protein PNISR isoform X1 — protein sequence MWDQGGQPWPQWPLSQQQWMQSFQHQQDPGQVDWAALAQAWIAQKESTGAEQQPIQPNGQDIPGLEPVAQSNHGTFQGDPAFGRMWQPEWGMHGQPPPPPPPPPPDQAWIPPGSGPMDVVNPSEDSNSQDSVEFNSEAHHGVYPQNSHGYGAQPDSYALAPMAMNQFDYQHGAASSFAPTPAGFHSPYWQGPPQSRRDTRPPGFRDRPRSPIQLPVKQETPATLDAVKRRTLPAWIREGLEKMDREKQKKLERERMEKERAEMAKDDVKEHEAEEEGDGPRVPRKSKFDSDDEGNDDHDDDDEKIPIKKEFTLRSPSPPADDSEPEMTEEEKEFQLMIITKTLLTEILLEVTNEEILHVAKETHRKATRAPAKQLAQSSALASLTGLSGLGDYGSDESGDEDERSVHGSESSDTDEEELRHRIREKQDAFRRKEREIQQLQDKQAQEALLAREELVKERLSRERGEYDEGQSENPHKQEVKEREAEPLVERRRSRSEMEVSEGRHSGRGKERSGRGGSDSPANGHSSSSRSTSSNSSSRSSSSSSSTASSRSSSRSSSPRRKRRRSRSSSHKARRRSRSHSSHRHRSEKGRDRRRSSAERSGHHKKDRSDSRERRNRRSRSRSRDRDRGRARARDSRSRSRDRDKEKERDKERKRSRERRDSSHSRSSKHKQKASSKDRERRRERSRSHEKDKKKKDKDREKESDKKKDKPKSKEKEKDREKEKGTSVVTEENGKLKKRKERDSYSDSQGDRHSRQDSKGSKKGSAKASKRRSDSDSSRSPTPEVSKDKKSKKSKRSRSRSTEKSHKSGKKASRKHKSKSRSRSASPSRRSRR from the exons ATGTGGGACCAGGGAGGACAGCCCTGGCCGCAGTGGCCTCTGAGCCAGCAACAGTGGATGCAGTCTTTCCAGCACCAACAAGATCCAG GTCAAGTGGACTGGGCTGCCCTGGCACAGGCCTGGATCGCACAAAAGGAGTCGACAGGAGCAGAGCAGCAACCAATTCAGCCCAATGGGCAGGACATCCCAGGCCTTGAACCTGTCGCCCAGAGCAATCATGGGACCTTCCAGGGTGACCCAGCGTTTGGCAGAATGTGGCAGCCAG AATGGGGAATGCATGGccagccccctcctcctcctcctcctccaccccctgACCAGGCCTGGATCCCTCCAGGGTCAGGACCGATGGATGTGGTGAACCCCAGCGAGGACAGCAACAGCCAGGACAGCGTGGAGTTCAACTCGGAAGCCCACCACGGGGTTTACCCCCAGAACAGCCATGGGTATGGGGCACAGCCCGACAGCTACGCCTTGGCCCCCATGGCCATGAACCAGTTTGATTATCAG CATGGAGCTGCTTCATCCTTCGCCCCCACACCCGCTGGCTTCCACTCCCCGTACTGGCAGGGTCCTCCTCAGAGCAGACGAGATACCAGACCGCCTGGTTTCAGGGACCGGCCTCGCTCCCCTATCCAGCTCCCTGTTAAACAGGAGACCCCAGCAACACTAG ATGCTGTAAAAAGGCGCACGTTGCCTGCATGGATCAGAGAGGGTCTTGaaaagatggacagagagaagcagaagaagCTGGAGAGAGAGCGAATGGAGAAGGAGCGTGCAGAAATGGCAAAAGATGACGTCAAAGAGCACGAGGCCGAAGAGGAAGGTGATGGGCCTCGAGTGCCCCGCAAGAGTAAATTT GACAGTGACGACGAGGGGAATGACGACCACGACGACGACGATGAAAAGATTCCCATAAAGAAGGAATTTACCCTCCGGAGCCCATCGCCTCCCGCGGATGACAGTGAACCTGAAATGactgaagaggaaaaggaatTCCAGCTG atgatcATCACAAAAACTCTCCTGACAGAGATCCTTCTCGAGGTCACTAATGAAGAGATTTTGCACGTGGCCAAAGAGACTCACAGGAAAGCCACTCGAG CTCCTGCAAAACAGCTGGCACAGTCAAGTGCATTGGCTTCTCTGACTGGTCTCA GCGGGCTCGGTGACTACGGTTCAGACGAGAGCGGGGACGAGGACGAGCGCAGCGTCCACGGGTCCGAATCCTCCGACACTGACGAGGAGGAGCTCCGCCACCGCATCAGGGAGAAGCAGGACGCCTTCCGCCGCAAAGAGCGGGAGATACAGCAGCTACAAGATAAACAAGCACAAGAGGCTCTGCTTGCACGTG AAGAGCTGGTGAAGGAAAGATTGAGCAGAGAAAGGGGGGAATATGATGAGGGCCAATCAGAAAAtccacacaaacaggaagtaaaagAGAGGGAGGCGGAGCCCTTGGTAGAAAGGCGTAGGTCTCGTAGCGAGATGGAGGTTAGTGAGGGCAGGCACTCGGGCAGAGGGAAGGAGCGATCAGGGCGAGGCGGCAGTGACTCCCCAGCCAACggtcacagcagcagctcccgctccacctccagcaacagcagcagtcgttcgtcctcctcctcttcgtccaCCGCGTCCTCCCGCAGCTCCTCTCGATCCTCCTCACCACGAAGGAAAAGGAGGCGCAGCCGCTCTTCGTCCCACAAAGCTCGGCGACGCAGTCGCAGCCACAGCTCCCACAGACACCGTAGTGAGAAGGGCagggacaggaggaggagcagcgcAGAGCGTTCAGGCCACCACAAAAAAGACCGCAGCGATTCCAGAGAGCGTAGGAACCGCAGGAGTAGATCCAGGTccagagatagagacagaggcagagccAGGGCCAGAGATAGCCGCAGTCGCAGCAGGGACAGAGACAAGGAGAAAGAGCGGGAtaaggagaggaaaaggagcaGGGAGCGCAGAGACAGCAGCCATAGCCGCAGCAGCAAACACAAGCAGAAGGCCTCcagcaaagacagagagaggaggagggaaaggagccGCAGCCAcgaaaaagacaagaaaaagaaggataAAGATAGGGAGAAGGAGTCcgataaaaagaaagacaaacctAAGAgcaaagagaaggaaaaggacagggaaaaagaaaagggcacCTCCGTAGTCACAGAGGAGAACGGCAAACTTAAGAAAAGGAAAGAGCGCGACTCTTACAGCGACTCACAGGGCGACAGGCACTCCCGGCAGGACAGCAAAGGCAGCAAAAAGGGCTCCGCCAAAGCTAGCAAGAGACGCTCAGACTCTGACTCAAGTAGGTCCCCCACACCTGAAGTTAGCAAGGATAAAAAATCTAAGAAATCAAAACGTAGTCGCTCAAGGTCGACGGAAAAATCTCACAAGTCTGGTAAGAAGGCAAGCCGCAAACACAAGTCTAAGTCGCGATCAAG GTCAGCGTCACCCTCCCGTCGTAGCAGACGCTGA
- the pnisr gene encoding arginine/serine-rich protein PNISR isoform X2 has protein sequence MWDQGGQPWPQWPLSQQQWMQSFQHQQDPGQVDWAALAQAWIAQKESTGAEQQPIQPNGQDIPGLEPVAQSNHGTFQGDPAFGRMWQPEWGMHGQPPPPPPPPPPDQAWIPPGSGPMDVVNPSEDSNSQDSVEFNSEAHHGVYPQNSHGMELLHPSPPHPLASTPRTGRVLLRADEIPDRLVSGTGLAPLSSSLLNRRPQQH, from the exons ATGTGGGACCAGGGAGGACAGCCCTGGCCGCAGTGGCCTCTGAGCCAGCAACAGTGGATGCAGTCTTTCCAGCACCAACAAGATCCAG GTCAAGTGGACTGGGCTGCCCTGGCACAGGCCTGGATCGCACAAAAGGAGTCGACAGGAGCAGAGCAGCAACCAATTCAGCCCAATGGGCAGGACATCCCAGGCCTTGAACCTGTCGCCCAGAGCAATCATGGGACCTTCCAGGGTGACCCAGCGTTTGGCAGAATGTGGCAGCCAG AATGGGGAATGCATGGccagccccctcctcctcctcctcctccaccccctgACCAGGCCTGGATCCCTCCAGGGTCAGGACCGATGGATGTGGTGAACCCCAGCGAGGACAGCAACAGCCAGGACAGCGTGGAGTTCAACTCGGAAGCCCACCACGGGGTTTACCCCCAGAACAGCCATGG CATGGAGCTGCTTCATCCTTCGCCCCCACACCCGCTGGCTTCCACTCCCCGTACTGGCAGGGTCCTCCTCAGAGCAGACGAGATACCAGACCGCCTGGTTTCAGGGACCGGCCTCGCTCCCCTATCCAGCTCCCTGTTAAACAGGAGACCCCAGCAACACTAG
- the coq3 gene encoding ubiquinone biosynthesis O-methyltransferase, mitochondrial, protein MYSNKLSRLVLGLYSRKAAAVSGVVVHRPAGRSMFSWAAVCKQRTLWLQRSACLEHRLTSTRSISQTTVDPDELRKFRSLASKWWDEQGEFAALHAMNDLRVPFIRDNLLNVHRSRHPGNPLSGLRILDVGCGGGLLTEPLGRLGADILGIDPVENSIGTAQLHASYDPDLRERVSYQACTLEELSAGGEEGEEGQQQRSGQFNAIVASEVVEHLADLETFAFCCGLVLKPGGSLFITTINKTNLSYALGIVVAEELLRIVPSGTHDWEKFISPVELERLLESNGFSVQSVRGMLYNPVSGAWSWCDSTDINYALHAVKVTEDPQPDPHPEEPSHTADTHS, encoded by the exons ATGTACTCGAATAAGTTGAGCCGCCTCGTGTTGGGGCTTTACAGCCGTAAAGCGGCGGCTGTGAGCGGTGTGGTAGTTCACAGGCCGGCGGGTCGGAGCATGTTCAGCTGGGCTGCGGTGTGTAAACAGCGGACACTGTGGCTGCAGAGGAGCGCCTGTCTGGAGCACCGATTAACCAG TACTCGGTCAATCTCACAGACTACAGTGGACCCCGACGAGTTGAGGAAGTTCCGCTCACTGGCCAGCAAGTGGTGGGACGAACAGGGAGAATTTGCTGCTCTTCATGCCATGAATGACCTGAGGGTGCCTTTCATACG GGACAATCTGCTGAATGTGCACAGAAGCCGTCATCCAGGGAACCCACTCTCTGGACTCAGAATACTGGATGTCGGCTGTGGAGGCGGCCTTCTCACAGAG CCCCTTGGTCGCCTGGGAGCTGACATCCTGGGTATAGATCCAGTAGAGAACAGCATCGGCACGGCACAGCTGCACGCATCCTACGACCCGGATCTCCGCGAGCGAGTCTCCTACCAGGCCTGCACCCTGGAGGAGCTCTCTgcagggggggaggaaggagaggaggggcaGCAGCAGAGATCGGGCCAGTTCAACGCCATCGTAGCATCCGAGGTGGTGGAACATCTGGCCGACCTGGAAACATTCGCCTTCTGCTGCGGCCTCGTGCTGAAG CCAGGCGGCTCCCTCTTCATCACTACTATTAATAAAACCAACCTGTCATACGCGCTGGGTATTGTTGTAGCCGAGGAGCTTCTGCGCATCGTTCCCAGTGGGACGCACGACTGGGAAAAGTTCATCAGCCCTGTGGAGCTGGAGCGCCTCCTGGAGTCCA ATGGTTTCTCAGTACAATCTGTCCGAGGAATGCTGTACAACCCGGTATCCGGAGCCTGGAGCTGGTGTGACAGCACAGACATCAACTACGCCCTCCACGCTGTCAAAGTGACAGAGGATCCCCAGCCAGACCCACACCCAGAGGAGCCATCCCACACTGCCgacacacacagctga